The Alistipes megaguti sequence GCACGCGGACGGCCTCCTCCGACAGCGAACGGTCCGGAGTCTGCAGCACCTGGATGTTGGTCAGACGGCCGTCCTTCTCAATCACGAACGACAGAACCACTCGGCCCTGAATACCGTTCTCCAAGGCAATCTGCGGGAACCTCACATTCTGCTGAACCCACGCACGGAACGTATTGAGGTCACCGCCCTGGAACGAGGGCATCGTCTCGGCAATCAGGAACGGCTGGTCATCCTCGACAACCTCCTCCTCGACGACACCGACCGTCTGCACGACATCCACATCCTCGTCAAACTCCGTAAAGTCGACCTCCGTGGTAATCTTCGTGTCATTGGTCACGACCTGAAGCAGGTCGGCAATAACCTTTACCTCCACCTTTCTGGGGGTCTCGGGCGGTTTCTGATCCTGACGCGTGATCTCTACGATCTGCTCTTCAACGATAGGAGCCTGCAGGTCCACTTTCTCGATACGCTTCTCTTCGGGGGTGTACGAGAAGGCCCCGATCACGAGCAAGAGTGATACGACAAGACCGATCTCAAGCAAAAGGCCCCGTTTGTTTTTCAGGTCCGCTTTGGGTGATTTTTTGATTTCCATATTTCAAGTTTTAATTGTTCCGACGTGTTCGGGTTGCGGTCCGGTCTCAAGGGCTTACGACAGAGGGCACTCCCCCCCCCGCTGCTTCATCAGCCCCTCGGTCCGGCCGGCGCATAATCTCCCGACCCCAATACGGGACAGGCACGCTATGCACCACAAATATA is a genomic window containing:
- a CDS encoding energy transducer TonB gives rise to the protein MEIKKSPKADLKNKRGLLLEIGLVVSLLLVIGAFSYTPEEKRIEKVDLQAPIVEEQIVEITRQDQKPPETPRKVEVKVIADLLQVVTNDTKITTEVDFTEFDEDVDVVQTVGVVEEEVVEDDQPFLIAETMPSFQGGDLNTFRAWVQQNVRFPQIALENGIQGRVVLSFVIEKDGRLTNIQVLQTPDRSLSEEAVRVLSKSPKWTPGKQRNQVVRVKYTLPVDFRVQN